The genomic window GCTCCATGCTGCCGGTCACGCGGTCGGCATAGAGGATCACGCGGCCATCGACGTTACGCGCGGCGCGGCCGATGGTCTGGATCAGCGAGGTTTCCGAACGCAGGAAGCCCTCCTTGTCGGCATCGAGAATGCAGACGAGACCGCATTCGGGAATGTCGAGGCCTTCGCGCAGCAGGTTAATGCCGACCAGCACGTCATAGACGCCAAGTCGCAGGTCGCGGATCAGCTCGATACGTTCCAGCGTCTCCACGTCGGAATGCATGTAACGCACACGCACGCCCGCCTCGTGCATGAATTCGGTGAGGTCTTCCGCCATCCGCTTGGTCAGCGTGGTGACAAGCGTGCGGTAGCCCAGCTTGGCGGTCTTCTTGCATTCCTCGATGCAGTCCTGGACCTGGTCTTCCACCGGCTTGATCTCGACCGGCGGGTCGATGAGGCCGGTGGGGCGGATGACCTGTTCGGCAAAGACGCCGCCGGTCTGCTCCATCTCCCACGAACCGGGCGTGGCCGAGACGGCAAAGGTCTGCGGGCGCATCGCGTCCCACTCGTTGAAGCGCAGCGGGCGGTTGTCGATGCAGGACGGCAGGCGGAAGCCGTATTCGGCCAGCGTAAGCTTGCGGCGGTGGTCCCCGCGCGCCATCGCGCCGATCTGCGGCACGGTCTGGTGGCTTTCGTCCACGAACAGCAGCGCATTGTCGGGCAGGTATTCGAACAGCGTCGGCGGCGGCTCGCCCGGCAGGCGGCCGGTGAGGAAGCGGCTGTAGTTCTCGATCCCCGCGCACGAACCGGTGGCAGCGATCATCTCGAGGTCGAAATTGGTGCGCTGCTCCAGCCGCTGGGCTTCGAGCAGGCGGCCTTCCTCGTGCAGTTCCTTGAGCCGTTCCTGCAGCTCGAACTTGATGGCCTCGGCGGCTTGTTTCATCGTCGGGCCGGGAGTGACGTAGTGCGAATTCGCATAGACACGCACCTTGTCGAGCGTGGTGCCCTTCTTGCCGGTGAGCGGGTCGAATTCGCTGATTTCCTCGATCTCGTCGCCGAAGAAGCTGATCCGCCAGGCCATGTCCTCGTAATGCGAGGGGAAGATTTCGAGACTGTCGCCGCGCACACGGAAATTGCCGCGAGCGAAGGCGGCATCGTTGCGCTTGTATTGCAGCGCCACCAGCTTTCGGATCAGCTCGCGCTGGTCGACCGTTTCGCCGGTCTTGATGTCGAAGATCATCGCCGAATAAGTCTCGACCGAGCCGATACCATAGAGGCAGCTGACCGAAGCGACGATGATCACGTCGTCGCGCTCCAGCAGGGCGCGGGTGGCCGAGTGGCGCATCCGGTCGATCGCCTCGTTCACCGAGCTTTCCTTCTCGATGTAGGTGTCGGACCGCGGCACGTAGGCTTCGGGCTGGTAGTAGTCGTAATAGCTGACGAAATACTCGACCGCGTTTTCGGGGAAGAAGCTCTTGAACTCGCCATAGAGCTGCGCGGCGAGGATCTTGTTCGGTGCCAGGATCAGGGCGGGGCGCTGCAGTTCCTCGATCACCTTGGCCATGGTGAAGGTCTTGCCCGAACCGGTCACGCCCAGCAGCACCTGCGTCTGTTCGCCGTCCTTCGCCGCGCTTGTCAGTTCCGCGATCGCGGTCGGCTGGTCGCCCGAAGGCGTGTAGTCGGACACGAGCTTGAACGGCCGCCCGCCCATCGACTTTTCCGGGCGTGCAGGCTTGTGCGGCACGAACTCGCCGGTGGTGTCGGGTTCTTCGAGTCCGCGTCGGATAACTAGCTCTGCCATGCGCGCACATATGGGGAACGTTCCGGCGCGGTGCAACGCCGCTTGCGTCGCGCCCAGCGGCTGCTAGCGTCGCGGGCAAATCACTACGGAGCTTTCCATGCGCCTTCCCATTACGCTTGCCATCGCCAGTCTCGCCCTCGCATCCTGCGGTAGCTCGGACGATGCGGACACGGACGGGGACGGCAGCGTCTCGGCCGAAGAGATCAAGGCCGCCACCGCCAAGGTGAAGCCGCTGGAAGCGGGCCAGTACAAGATGAACATGGAACTGGTCGAGCTGGTCGATCCGACCATGAGCGAGCAGGAAATCGCGCAGGCGAAGGAATTCATGGGCGCCATGGGCGGCATGGCTCCGCCGCGCTGCCTCAATGAAGAGGACGCCAAGAAGGGCATGGTCGGCGTGGCCGAGCAGCTCCAGAACGGCGACTGCAACGTCGACAGCCTGACCTCCAATGCCGACGGCATGCAGGCGGCCATGACCTGCAAGGCGGCAGGCGGCGATGCGAAGGTCTCGCTCGCCAGCACCTCGACCGGTACGGCGTCCGAAATGACCATGACCGCCATCGAACCGTCCGAACAGGGCGAGAAGAAGGTCACGATGAAGGTCTCCATGACGCGGACCGGCGACTGCACCTGACCTGCGCCATGCGGCACTTGCGTCCGTGATGTGACGCGGGGCGGTTCAAGGAACCGAAATCCGGCGTAGTGGATTATTACGGAACGATGGCAACGTTACCGTTCTACGAATCGCGCCAGGAAATGAGCCGCCGGCTGGCGCTGGCGGCCGAACCGTGCCCCGACGACGCGCGCGGGCCGCGGGCCCTGCTGCTGGCCAAGGAGTTCCTGTGGCCGGTAGAGCCGATCCGGCGCCGGTTCGAGGATTTTACTGTCGAGAAAGCGCGCAATCCGCGCCACGTGATGCTGCTGCCCGGCTTCGGAGCGCACCCGATCCGCATGCGCTGGATGGCGCGCAAGCTGGAAGAGGCGGGTCATACTGCCAAACGCTGGGGCCTCGGCTACAACCTCGGTGCGACCGCTGACCGTTTCGCCAAGGTGGAGCGCCGCCTGCTCGACCTCCATTCGCGCTATGGCGAGCCGATCGTGCTGGTCGGCTGGAGCCTTGGCGGGGTGATGGCGCGCGAACTGGCCAAGAAGCACCCCGGCAAAGTCGCCAAGGTCGTGACCATGGGATCGCCCTTTTCCGGCTCGCCCCGTGCGAACAATGGTTGGCGCGCCT from Qipengyuania gaetbuli includes these protein-coding regions:
- the uvrB gene encoding excinuclease ABC subunit UvrB, with product MAELVIRRGLEEPDTTGEFVPHKPARPEKSMGGRPFKLVSDYTPSGDQPTAIAELTSAAKDGEQTQVLLGVTGSGKTFTMAKVIEELQRPALILAPNKILAAQLYGEFKSFFPENAVEYFVSYYDYYQPEAYVPRSDTYIEKESSVNEAIDRMRHSATRALLERDDVIIVASVSCLYGIGSVETYSAMIFDIKTGETVDQRELIRKLVALQYKRNDAAFARGNFRVRGDSLEIFPSHYEDMAWRISFFGDEIEEISEFDPLTGKKGTTLDKVRVYANSHYVTPGPTMKQAAEAIKFELQERLKELHEEGRLLEAQRLEQRTNFDLEMIAATGSCAGIENYSRFLTGRLPGEPPPTLFEYLPDNALLFVDESHQTVPQIGAMARGDHRRKLTLAEYGFRLPSCIDNRPLRFNEWDAMRPQTFAVSATPGSWEMEQTGGVFAEQVIRPTGLIDPPVEIKPVEDQVQDCIEECKKTAKLGYRTLVTTLTKRMAEDLTEFMHEAGVRVRYMHSDVETLERIELIRDLRLGVYDVLVGINLLREGLDIPECGLVCILDADKEGFLRSETSLIQTIGRAARNVDGRVILYADRVTGSMERAMAETERRREKQRAYNEEHGITPQTIKRQIADIVAHTAAQDGVTVDTGDDERNNLVGHNLRAYIEDLEKRMRAAAADLEFEEAGRLRDEIRRLENDELGLGDEEKKAPRVGRSDAGRPGTRKTRYGKTRYKRMGGKP
- a CDS encoding DUF3617 family protein; the protein is MRLPITLAIASLALASCGSSDDADTDGDGSVSAEEIKAATAKVKPLEAGQYKMNMELVELVDPTMSEQEIAQAKEFMGAMGGMAPPRCLNEEDAKKGMVGVAEQLQNGDCNVDSLTSNADGMQAAMTCKAAGGDAKVSLASTSTGTASEMTMTAIEPSEQGEKKVTMKVSMTRTGDCT
- a CDS encoding esterase/lipase family protein yields the protein MATLPFYESRQEMSRRLALAAEPCPDDARGPRALLLAKEFLWPVEPIRRRFEDFTVEKARNPRHVMLLPGFGAHPIRMRWMARKLEEAGHTAKRWGLGYNLGATADRFAKVERRLLDLHSRYGEPIVLVGWSLGGVMARELAKKHPGKVAKVVTMGSPFSGSPRANNGWRAYQAIAGHRVDEPEIDTVVSEKPPVETVAFWSPRDGIVHPRSACGRPGERDRAVALRCSHMGFVLTHEAMGALLSELDRA